The DNA window GGAGGCGTCGACAAAACCCTTATTCTGGCATATTTCCGTCAACTTATTAATGGATTCCTTTACTTTATCCTCCTCGAAAAGGGACCGTTCCTTGACGGTCACGGCGGCGCGCAGGTCGCTGGTCTCCACCACCTTGTTCCCCTCGATCCGCACCCCGCCGACGATCGGCTTCTCCGCGACGATCACGGTGAGGTGATACCCGCCCGGGACCTCCTCCGTGGCGAACGTCACGTCGCGGAAATACCCCATCCGGTAGATCGCCTTGACGTCGTCCCGGACCTTCGTGAGATCCAACTCCTGCCCGGCCTGTGTGGCCATCACTTTCCGGACGGCGTCCGGGGAGACGCGGCTCGCCCCCCGCACCTCGATCGCGACCACACGGAACCCGTCCGCCGCCGCGGTCCCGGCGCCGATCACGAGGAGGGCGCCGCACAGGCACAAGAACCGCCGGAGAGAGAACCTCCCCCTCACGAGGCGATCCTCCCGTCGTCGATCCGGATCACGCGGTGCAGCCGGGACGCCACCTGGTCGTTGTGCGTCACCATGAGCAGGGAAAGACCCCGGGACCGGTTGAGCGAGAGGAGAAGGTCGACCACGCCGGAAGCCGTCGCCCGGTCGAGGTTCCCGGTCGGCTCGTCGGCCAGAAGAACCGACGGCTCCATCACGAGGGCGCGGCAGATCGCCGTGCGCTGCTGCTCGCCGCCGGAGATCTCGCCGATCCGGTGCGCGACCCGCTCCGAGAGACCGACCTCCGCGAGCAGCGCCACGGCCCGACGGCGCGCCTCCGCGGGATCCATCCGCGCGATCAGGCACGGCAGCATCACGTTTTCGAGCACGCTGAACTCCTGGAGGAGGTTATGGGACTGGAAGACGAATCCGACGGAGCGATTCCGGAAGGCGGCCATCTCGTCCGCGGGGAAATCCGTCACGTCTTTCCCTCCGTACAACACCTTCCCGGAGGTCGCGCGGTCGAGGGTCCCGAGGATCTGGAGAAGCGTCGTCTTTCCTGCGCCCGAGATGCCGACCACCCCCGCCGTCTCCCCCCGGGCGAGAGAGAGGGAGACTCCCTTCAGAACCTCGATGTCGTATCCGTCGCGGCGGAACACCTTCCGCACCTCCTCGGCCTGCAGGGCGGGCGCTTCACTCATACCGGATCGCCTCCGCGGGGTCCACGTGGGACGCCTGAAGCGCGGGATACAGGGTGGCGAGGAAACAGATCAGGATGGAGCTGGCGACCACGAGGAGGACGGTCCCGGCATCGAGAGAGACGGGGAGGGTGGAGATGTAGTACACGTCGCTCGGGAGCCGGATGAATTGATACCTGCGGAGCAGGGCGCACAGCAGCGCGCCGAGCGCGGTTCCGGCCGCCGTCCCGGCCACCCCGATGATCAGCCCCTCGATGGCGAAGATCCTCCGGATCGAGCGGCGGGTCGCCCCCAGCGTCATCAGGACCGCGATGTCCTTCGTCTTCTCCATCACGACCAT is part of the Deltaproteobacteria bacterium CG2_30_66_27 genome and encodes:
- a CDS encoding ABC transporter ATP-binding protein, producing the protein MQAEEVRKVFRRDGYDIEVLKGVSLSLARGETAGVVGISGAGKTTLLQILGTLDRATSGKVLYGGKDVTDFPADEMAAFRNRSVGFVFQSHNLLQEFSVLENVMLPCLIARMDPAEARRRAVALLAEVGLSERVAHRIGEISGGEQQRTAICRALVMEPSVLLADEPTGNLDRATASGVVDLLLSLNRSRGLSLLMVTHNDQVASRLHRVIRIDDGRIAS